The Moorena producens PAL-8-15-08-1 genomic interval CTGATCATTATTGAACCCTTGATAAGACAGGTTTAGGCGCTAACCACTACTCGTCCTACAGGACGAGCCACACAAGTCAAAATCATCCCTTGTTGCCGTTCCTCATCTTCCAGAGCGTCAGGCTCCTCATCATACTCTACCTTCCCTTCTAGAAGCTTTCGCTTACAAGCACCACAGGCTCCCATCCGGCAACCGCTTGGTAATGGCACTCCTTCTTGTTCCGCCACATCTAGGATCACATCCTCCGCATCACAAGTAACCTCTTTTCCAGACTCAGCAAAAACCACAGTGGGTTCATTAAAAGTTGATGCTGATTCTACTAAGTGTAGTTTAGGAGGATCTTCCCCTTTGACTGCTTCAGGAGTGGTTGCTGCTGCTTTCTTTTTTGAGGGCTTTTTGCCGCCAAAGCTCTCTTCATTGTAGTTTTCCATCGGAAAGTCCAGACCGGCTAGCATGGTTTTCACCCCTGCCATAAAGGGATTCGGACCACAGACATAAACAATGCGATCGCGAAAATCAGGAGCCATTTCTGCCAGCATGGCTTCATTGAGTCTTCCGGTATACCCCGACCAAGCTTGATCAAGCTCTGGGCGAGTCGTAGTAATCGCCAGCTTAAAATTAGGGTGCAAAGCTGCCATCAACTGTAATTTCTGATGGAAGATGATATCTTGTGGGCTACGAGCACTGTGGACAAACACAACATCCACATCAGCACCGGTATCACAAAGCCATTTGGACATGGACATCATCGGGGTAATCCCACTACCTGCTGAGATGAACAGCAGTTTATCAGCCCTATGGTCAGCACAGGTAAATTTCCCCATTGGACCATTTAATCTCACCTCGGATCCGACTTTGATGTTGTCGTGCAACCAGTTAGACACCAAACCCGCTGGCAGATCAGGAGCGTCTGGTGGTGCTGGAACTCTCTTGACAGTAATTTCTAAGGTATGAGGACGTGAGGGGGACGAAGAGATCGAGTAGGAACGCTTCACGGGTTTGCCATCAATCTCCAAATCGAGAGTGACAAACTGACCTGGCTTGTAGCTGAACAGTATTGGTGGTTCCGCAACGAAGCGGAATGTTTTTACATCATCGGTCTCATCAATGACCTGTACACAGCGGACAGTAATCTCACCCTTAGTCCATTGCTTTATCCCAGTGCTATTACCATCTACCAGGTTGGCTTCCTGGTTAGAGCCATAGAGCTGTAGGTCTTTGACCAACAACACAAATTCACCGATGCGGATGATGTCATCTTCCCTCAGGAGCCAGTTTTGGTTAACATCTACCTCCTCGTTATTGATCCGAGAGCCATCGGTGCTACCGAGGTCAGAAAAGAAACACTTTCCCCCTTGGCATATGATTCTGCCGTGTACACGACTCACTACAGGACTATCCAAGACTAGGTCACAGCTCGGATGGCGGCCAATCAGATACTCACCTTGAATTGCAGTTTCCGGTTTCAGGGTTTTTTCCTGTAACTCGTTGGTTTGGTAGTTGATGATTGTAGTCGTCAGCATGTTTTGTGTCACTCCAAATTACCGAACTAATGGGTCAATTGCGTCAATTGCTATTTATGAAGGGATTGTCCATTGTGAGTTCACAATTCATCTCAACGTGTCTTCATCGGTAGTACCCGGCCTGAACCACCAGTAAGTCTTTGATAAGTGTTTTACCAGTGGCTATATAATTATCAGCCTTTTTTTTTCTTTTTATGAAAAATGGTCTCTTTTTTCCGGTATATCCTCCTCGTCTCACCCTGTTGAATGTACTATCTTCGGAAACCAAGGACTAGTCCTGATCACCTGGTTGATTCTCATTTTGGCGGTCTTTTAGCAGCTTGGTGCGCTTATCAGAGCGATTCTGCTGGCGGGATTCCCTGAGGATAGTGCGTTGGTTAGAAGTACTAGTCTTCTGGCGCTCTTTGATGGTGCTTAGTACTTTATAAGGATCCCGTCCATAGTGGGGATACAAGATCGGTAAGTTTTCCTGCTCCTTACCAAGTTCTGCTAAAATCTGATAATGTTGCTGATCCTTGATACCCAGTTCATCCCGGATCTGCTGGAGAACCTCTAGGCTACTAGCGGAATTGACATGTCCAGATTGGATCGCTTCTCTTAACACCCCTTTGTATACCCCCAAGCGGTATTGTTGGTTAGCACCAGGTAGGGTTTTAGCCAGGATGTGTAATTCCTCAGGTTTGAGATCATCTACACAACGACCTTCCAGAAATTCCGAGAAGTCCAGGGGTAGCTTCTTCAGTTGACGGCGCAACTTGTCTCCCAAACTCTCCTGGGTATATTGGTGGGAACTACGACCCCAAGTTTGATAAAGCCATAAGCTGCTCACCAGAATCACTACACTCTGAAACAGGAATTGCACTAGAACAGGGAACCGATTAATTTCGGGACGACCCCCGTAGATGAAGAAGAAGTTAAAGGCAATAAAGGTACAAATGGAAAAGACTCGGTGCAATACCTGCTCGTGAGTGATAGACTTATTTTTTCGCCACAGAGCAGCTTTGTATAGCTTCTCTAGCTTGGTACAAATTACACAACTGAGGGCCACGAAGACAACGAAGGTAAGAGGAGTTGCCACCAGTTTAGGAATCGCAATCGGGTGATTCATGATGTAAAACCCTGGCTTGAAAAGCGCACCTAACTGATTCTCTTCATGGGTCCAAGCTCCAGACAGGTAATAATCGAAGTTTCCTGCATACAACCAGTAGTAGACGAAATAGCCAATCACCAAGCCTAAATAACCGTATTGGACTAATTTCCGACCAGGCTTAGTCAGTTGTTGCCAGTAGGCTTTTTCGGAATCGATATCCATACAAGGGGACTTACAACTGATACAAGCACTTTTTTCAATACCTGTGGTCTTGTCTAGGGTGCGGCACATGGACTGGGTAATGGTTTTTGGCGGTGCGTTGTGAGCTTCAGTGCCAAGCAATCCCCGTGGTCCTGTAAATACCATCTGAACCATCCCAAATGGACAGACATAATGACACCAACTTCTGCCACCATAGAGGAATACCATCATTATGGCGGATACGATAGTCAAGCTCAGAAACAAACCCAGAACCAAGCGGTCAGAGTTAACAAATAGAATCCGACAGTTCAACCCGATAAAGAAAATGGCAAACTGGACATATAAATGGTTACGAACCAGCCAGGGATTTTTGCTGATATCCCGCTTTGGCTGCAATCCCAACGCTCTGGGAATTTGGGACAGAAAGTAAAGTGGGCAAATGCGTCGCCAAGTTTCATGACCAAACACTAACACAATCATGATGGCGCTAGGCACGATCATGCCCCAAAACAGTCGCGCTCCCAGGGCATAGGGTTTTTCATCTAGGCATACTCCCTGGACTTGAACACATGGGTCTCTGGTTAGTATGGGATCTCGAAACAGGCTGAATAGATGATCAGGATCAGTTAAATTGTGTGAAATCGGGTCATAAAACAACGAGAAAATTAATATTAGCCAACTAATCGCTAGCACCCAACGGACTCGGTGCCAACTTTGTTCTTGTACCTTTGACAGCATCACTTTAACCCCCTTTTGCTCCATTGTGGGAAACCAGTTCAGGCATTGCCAGTACCCATTTGTGTACTTCCTAACAGCTAGCACCGAAACCAATTCTGAGGATGAGCATTACCCGTCTTGAGGCATAATTTGCTCTATAACACCAGCAAGACTTAGGTCAACCCTCTTGAGCTTGAGTTTGTTAGCAACCTAACTAACACCATTGATTTTGAGTCACCAGTTACTTATCTGGTTGAGTCCACAACTTTTATGTCGCAGTTTCCGAATTTGTAACATAACTTTACAAAAAAACCCCAGATAGTTCTAATCTGATGGTTATAATGCAACAGTTTGGTAGACATAGCCCTACTTGCTGTCAGAATGATAATTGCTTGGAATTGCTCGAAAGTACTCAAAGGTCTACCTGATGGGGTTGGGTGAGTTAGCTTTTTACCAATTGTCAATAGGCTTTGGCTTGGTGATCATAAGCGTTCGCTGAAAGCGGGACTATCGGCAGAGCCGTTCGCACCTCAAGCAGCGTCGCCTACGGCGAAAGCGTGGCCTACGGCCGACCCTACGCGAACGTCCATCGCATCTTCATACTCCTGAAGTGCAAAAAGCGCCAATCCCCGGTTTTAGTAACCCCGGAAATCATGACGCTATCGAGTAATTAACCTGAGGGGAATCAAAAGAATGAGCGCCAGAATGGGCGCTTTTTGGGTTTAAGGGTATCGGTTTTGTCCTGATTAACTGGCTTCTGATCAGCCTCTATACCTAATTGTGGAGATTTGGACTCTGGGGATTTTTGATTAGAAATTTCTTTACCCAACTGCCAGTCATTGTCCGCCTGGGATAAAACATAGGTAGCCACATTTTCAATCTCCTGCTCAGTCAGCTTTTTATTGAAGGAGGGCATAGCATTTTTGCCATTGGTTACCTGGGTTTTAATTTTTTCCAGGTCATACATCTTATATCGTTTCAGCACAGCTTTCTTCAAGGTTTTATTGGCCATAATCACGTTATTGCCACCGATATGACAAGCAGCACAATTCTGACTAAAAACCTTAGCTCCCTGAGCGGCATCACCAGCGAGGGCTGGACGTTCTAGAGCAAATGTAAACCATACCGTAGCAGTCAACAGGATTGATAGCAGCTTCTTCAAGGGTATTCTCCTTCTTATCAAAACAGATAGCAGGCTACAGAGTGGCCTATAATTATTCCCATGAATGACTGTAAGCCGATTAATAACCCCTGTCAAACCTAAGAAGCAAGACTATAAATAAAGGCAGCAGACCGACTACATATGAATCTCAATAGCCTGGCTGCTCAAAACTTCATACAGTATAAATAACCTCTAGCACCCAAATTTCCCCGAAAATTACCCAAACTTAACAAGTTATCTATGAGTCCTCTGCCCCATCATCGCCCTAAACAACTCTCCCTAGGTCCATTGGAACGAGAAATCTTGGAGATCATCTGGGCATTAGGTTGCGCTACTGTCAAAGATGTCCATGAACAGATTTTGGCTGACCCAGATCGGGAATTAGCCTATGCTTCAGTGACCACAGTGCTACGCCGCTTGACCCAGAAAGGTTGGCTCAGTTGTGATAAACGACAGCGTACCTTTTTATGGAGACCCTTAGTGTCTCGCCAAGAAGCCCAGGTACTCGCAGCCCATGACCAGCTTAATCGCTTTTTAGCTGTAGGCAATCCAGATGTAGTTGCTGCCTTTGCCGATAGCTTAGATGCAGCAAGTGTGGAACAAATTTCTGCGATCGCACAACGACTGCAAGCAGCACGTCAAAGGCAGAAGGAGGGAAAATAATGCATTTTGTAATGATAATAGCAGCCTTAGGGCTGGCTTGCTGGCACAGGCACACAAGCTACCAACTCCCAGGGAGTTGTCCCAGGCGCTGGCAACAGTTACTAGTGCAATTTCTTGCTCCACCCCTACTCCTCCTAACCACTGCTGTGGCTGTGCTATCCATGGGGCCAAAGGGACAAATGATCGGGTTACGTACCGACTGGCTCAGCTACTGTCTAGCCCTAGGATTTCTGGGTTGGGCACTAGTGTTGTGGCTAAAGTTAGCAAAGCTTGGTTGCCAGTCTTTGCAACAAGTTCGTTCCTTACCTCAAATTTGCTTAATAAATGGGCAATGGCAAAATGGGCAATGGGAAAGAGTTGAAAACTGTCCTGAGTTAACTCAAACCCCTGAATCCCTAGCTAGTCAGGGTCAATTGGCTCGTCTTTTAGACACTCCCATACCCTTTATTGCTCAGATTGGCTTTTGGCAACCGGAACTTGTGGTCAGTCAGGGACTCTTAGAAACTCTTTCATCGGAACATTTAGAGGCTGTGATCACCCATGAGCAAGCTCACCACCATTACCGAGATACCTTCTGGTTTTTCTGGCTAGGCTGGATTCATCGCATCACTGCTTGGTTACCAAATACAGAGTCATTGTGGCAAGAACTATTGAGTCTACGAGAAATCCGTGCTGACCATTGGGCCGCTAAACGGGTCGATGCCCTATTGTTGGCAGAATCACTGTTAACTATGGTTAGTAGTCCGATGATTACTACGGAAAATTTCTGTGCTCCCTTTAGTAGACCTGTGCATCCCAGCCGCTTCCAACAGAGAATCGATGCACTATTGACAGGGCAAGAGTCTTCCACTGGTACTAGCTCCTGGAATTGGAGTTGGTTGCTATACGTATTGTTACCCCTATTGGTTGTACCGTTTCATCAATAGACTTAAAGACAACACGGATTAGGCCACAGGGAAAGGGGAAAAAAATATTTTTTTTGGCCTTGACGTCGCGACATAGTGATGTAAATATATAAATATATCGCGACAAAAGGAACGAACACAGAAAACACTTAACTAAAACACTTAAGTAAACCCCCTAAGTGTAGTAACTACCTAAGTGTATTAACCAGTGTATTAACCTATTGTCACGATATCACGATATACCAATAGAAGTATATCGGGACAAAATGTGCCAAACTTATAAGAGGACAATCATATGTTGCTCTCTCCCGAGCTAGAGGACAAGGACATTGGTTCACAAAAAGACAGATCCCCGGTATGCATTACTGCGAGGACATATTCCCAAACATCTACTCAAGCGCTTCCGCAACTACTGTGTCGAACACGAGCTTGACTACAGTGAAGGGCTAGAAGATACGCTGACTAAATTTTTTAACTACCTAGACAGCAGCCAACTATCAGCAGTTCCAGTACAAACTCCTACCATTGTTGATCTCATTCATGGCTGGAACTTGGAAGAACTATCACGATTAAGTGAAGTTAGCGTTGAAAACCTGCAAGCCATCTTAGAAGGGAACCGACCCACAGATGATGACTTGATTGGTTTGGGTGTAGTGCTATGCAAGAACAATGGTGAACCTTGGACAACGGATGAGTTAGTGGAGATTCGCGATCGCTGTTTCTACGGTTTTCCAAAATTGTCGAGCAACAACGAGTTGCCAAAGATTCAATAACCGTGATCGGACTAACACCTGCCCATGGTTAATGCTATCAGAGGGGATGTAAAGCGAGAAATTATCGTTTTTTGAAGCGATTTTTGGCTAAAATCAATCCTGCCAGTTACTGTACTATGGAAGCCGTCGGTTACTTAGATCACCAACCATAGTAGTTAGCCATAGTCTCCGTTTGTCCGGTTTAACTTGCTTAACAGCAACACTCACTAGTCAGCGTGTCATTTTAGGTTTCAGTCTTCAACAATGGACAATTTCTTTTTCTCAGGGTGCCATCTATCAGTTACCACCGAGAGTTTCAATATTGAAGCTCCATCACGATTAGCGGCTTATGCTCTAAGGCGACATGCTAGTCAGCTGGCTGTATCTGCTCAAAAACTCAGGCTCCAACGGGCTATTGTATCTTGGCCCGGATGCGAGCGACCTTACCAAATTCCCACCTCCATACTCAGGAGCCAGACAAAGATGACCGGACCAATACGCCAAGACGGAACCTATTTGCTAGGAGCAAACTACCTTCATGTTAATGATTTTATCAAAGAAAAGCGTGAAGAAGGTCGGATTGTAGTAATTACGTCAATGTGGAATGATGTTTGCTTACATACCAATGACCTACTTGCACCAGAGCGAGGCATTCTCCAACCCCATCAGTGGACTGGCTTTAATTATCGCTACTTGTGGCGTGATAGTCGGGATGAGTACAACGAACTAATTGATCGATTGACTCGGGAGCGTTACATTCCCAAATTCCAGTACACACTGAGGCGTCCCGATGGCACATTAGGCCGCTATGAGACCGATTATTACCTGGTAGATGATTATCTGAACGTACCAGTGCGCATTGGTGTCAGCAATGTCAATGCTTGGGAACTAATATCAGAACCGTTAGCAAGTTAGTTTCCATGTAGTTTCCATTTTCTATCAGCCATCACTCACCACCAAGACTCAAAATCGTTGATCCTGTTACCTAGGTAAGCGGCTTCCCGCTTAAGGATTGACCTTGGCCATTAGGCCACGCTACGCGAATGGTCACACTACGCGAACGTAATGGTGTTACCTGACTTTCTTGACCGGTCAATTCAGTACGCTCATTCTATAACTGATCGCTGAATCTAATGGTCTACTTGATTGGCCATTAGGCCACGCTACGCGATTGACCTTGGCCATTAGGCCACGCTACGCGAATGGTCACGCTACGCGAGCAGCTACGTAGCCAACAGCGATTTATTTCCCTAAAACTGTTTGCCAACAAATAACTATGCAAAACCAATCAATTAATTCGGTGCCTTCTGGCAATCAGAACTATGAAGCCAGCACTAGTGCTTTAGTGAATTATCCAACTGACAATCATAATGAAAAGCAGCCGATAGTAAGGGGAGGGTATGTTTTTGCTCTGATTGTGGCGATGATTTTGGGATTCCAGTCACTGGAAGCTTCCTATGAACGGGTAAATGGTGAGGAAAACATTTCTTTTGCCACCAAGTCGGCTCCTTCTAGTCTCGTAATGGGTGGGTTAACCTTGATTGGCTTGGGGCTAGGTATTGAAATTGATAAATCTACAATCTTCTCCAAAGGCAAAGGAATAATTCAACTGCTAGTAAATTCCTCTATGGATGAAGAGGAGTAATATCATCTAGTCCCATGGGTACTGTAAAACTGAAAAGCTTCGGTAATTGGTA includes:
- a CDS encoding 4Fe-4S binding protein — translated: MLSKVQEQSWHRVRWVLAISWLILIFSLFYDPISHNLTDPDHLFSLFRDPILTRDPCVQVQGVCLDEKPYALGARLFWGMIVPSAIMIVLVFGHETWRRICPLYFLSQIPRALGLQPKRDISKNPWLVRNHLYVQFAIFFIGLNCRILFVNSDRLVLGLFLSLTIVSAIMMVFLYGGRSWCHYVCPFGMVQMVFTGPRGLLGTEAHNAPPKTITQSMCRTLDKTTGIEKSACISCKSPCMDIDSEKAYWQQLTKPGRKLVQYGYLGLVIGYFVYYWLYAGNFDYYLSGAWTHEENQLGALFKPGFYIMNHPIAIPKLVATPLTFVVFVALSCVICTKLEKLYKAALWRKNKSITHEQVLHRVFSICTFIAFNFFFIYGGRPEINRFPVLVQFLFQSVVILVSSLWLYQTWGRSSHQYTQESLGDKLRRQLKKLPLDFSEFLEGRCVDDLKPEELHILAKTLPGANQQYRLGVYKGVLREAIQSGHVNSASSLEVLQQIRDELGIKDQQHYQILAELGKEQENLPILYPHYGRDPYKVLSTIKERQKTSTSNQRTILRESRQQNRSDKRTKLLKDRQNENQPGDQD
- a CDS encoding 2Fe-2S iron-sulfur cluster-binding protein; translated protein: MTQNMLTTTIINYQTNELQEKTLKPETAIQGEYLIGRHPSCDLVLDSPVVSRVHGRIICQGGKCFFSDLGSTDGSRINNEEVDVNQNWLLREDDIIRIGEFVLLVKDLQLYGSNQEANLVDGNSTGIKQWTKGEITVRCVQVIDETDDVKTFRFVAEPPILFSYKPGQFVTLDLEIDGKPVKRSYSISSSPSRPHTLEITVKRVPAPPDAPDLPAGLVSNWLHDNIKVGSEVRLNGPMGKFTCADHRADKLLFISAGSGITPMMSMSKWLCDTGADVDVVFVHSARSPQDIIFHQKLQLMAALHPNFKLAITTTRPELDQAWSGYTGRLNEAMLAEMAPDFRDRIVYVCGPNPFMAGVKTMLAGLDFPMENYNEESFGGKKPSKKKAAATTPEAVKGEDPPKLHLVESASTFNEPTVVFAESGKEVTCDAEDVILDVAEQEGVPLPSGCRMGACGACKRKLLEGKVEYDEEPDALEDEERQQGMILTCVARPVGRVVVSA
- a CDS encoding BlaI/MecI/CopY family transcriptional regulator, coding for MSPLPHHRPKQLSLGPLEREILEIIWALGCATVKDVHEQILADPDRELAYASVTTVLRRLTQKGWLSCDKRQRTFLWRPLVSRQEAQVLAAHDQLNRFLAVGNPDVVAAFADSLDAASVEQISAIAQRLQAARQRQKEGK
- a CDS encoding M56 family metallopeptidase, whose translation is MHFVMIIAALGLACWHRHTSYQLPGSCPRRWQQLLVQFLAPPLLLLTTAVAVLSMGPKGQMIGLRTDWLSYCLALGFLGWALVLWLKLAKLGCQSLQQVRSLPQICLINGQWQNGQWERVENCPELTQTPESLASQGQLARLLDTPIPFIAQIGFWQPELVVSQGLLETLSSEHLEAVITHEQAHHHYRDTFWFFWLGWIHRITAWLPNTESLWQELLSLREIRADHWAAKRVDALLLAESLLTMVSSPMITTENFCAPFSRPVHPSRFQQRIDALLTGQESSTGTSSWNWSWLLYVLLPLLVVPFHQ